From Coturnix japonica isolate 7356 chromosome 1, Coturnix japonica 2.1, whole genome shotgun sequence, the proteins below share one genomic window:
- the TMEM243 gene encoding transmembrane protein 243 isoform X1 codes for MEGFAARSYGTGGPDNRPLFGETSARDRIINLVVGSLTSLLLVVTLISAFVFPQLRPKPVNIFFAICIFLCCISAGILIYWYRQGDLEPKFRNLIYYVLFSIVMLCICANLYFHEVGK; via the exons ATGGAGGGATTCGCCGCCCGGAGTTACGGCACGGGAGGGCCGGACAACAGACCGCTGTTCGGGGAGACCTCGGCCAGG GACAGGATCATCAATCTAGTTGTTGGCAGCCTGACGTCCCTGCTGCTTGTA GTCACTCTGATCAGTGCTTTTGTCTTCCCACAACTACGTCCAAAACCTgtgaatatattttttgctaTCTGCATCTTCTTGTGTTGCATTTCTGCTGGCATACTT ATCTACTGGTATCGACAGGGAGACCTGGAACCTAAATTCAGGAACCTGATTTACTATGTATTATTCTCTATCGTCATGTTATGTATATGTGCCAACCTGTACTTCCATGAAGTGGGTAAATGA
- the TMEM243 gene encoding transmembrane protein 243 isoform X2 has protein sequence MTSRRDKQHQDRIINLVVGSLTSLLLVVTLISAFVFPQLRPKPVNIFFAICIFLCCISAGILIYWYRQGDLEPKFRNLIYYVLFSIVMLCICANLYFHEVGK, from the exons ATGACTTCCCGCAGAGACAAACAGCACCAG GACAGGATCATCAATCTAGTTGTTGGCAGCCTGACGTCCCTGCTGCTTGTA GTCACTCTGATCAGTGCTTTTGTCTTCCCACAACTACGTCCAAAACCTgtgaatatattttttgctaTCTGCATCTTCTTGTGTTGCATTTCTGCTGGCATACTT ATCTACTGGTATCGACAGGGAGACCTGGAACCTAAATTCAGGAACCTGATTTACTATGTATTATTCTCTATCGTCATGTTATGTATATGTGCCAACCTGTACTTCCATGAAGTGGGTAAATGA
- the DMTF1 gene encoding cyclin-D-binding Myb-like transcription factor 1 isoform X2, whose amino-acid sequence MSTVEEESDTVTVETVNSVTLTQDTEGNLILHCPQNETDEVNSEDSTEPPHKRLCLSEDDQSLDDSAPCISVVAVPISENDQSFEVTMTATAEVAEDEINEGTVTQIQILQNEQLDEISPMGNEEVSAVSQAWFTTKEDKDSLTNKGHKWKQGMWSKEEIDILMSNIERYLKARGIKDATEIIFEMSKDERKDFYRTIAWGLNRPLFAVYRRVLRMYDDRNHVGKYTPEEIERLKELRIKYGNDWATIGAALGRSASSVKDRCRLMKDTCNTGKWTEEEEKRLAEVVHELTSTEPGDIVTQGVSWAAVAERVGTRSEKQCRSKWLNYLNWKQSGGTEWTKEDEINLILRIAELEVSDENDINWDLLAEGWSSVRSPQWLRSKWWTIKRQIANHKDVSFPVLIKGLKQLHENQKNNPGHQLSENKSGGGLPNSNSTSGVQHVQIRVARLEENAGNTPGPVTALQIPVQITHVSSTDSPAATVDSETITLNSGTLQTFEILPSFHLQPTGTPGTYLLQTSSSQGLPLTLTTSPTMTLTAAAAPASPEQIIVHALSPEHLLNTSDNVTVQCHTPSVIIRTVAAEDISSSVTQAELTVDSDIQAAGLTDPPDTLETNSFPDDIHQSKLSDEEHSAYNEDDASKFSSRNSSELMDGVMVRTEEEISDASLKREEDSHSDLPSTYVTEDLGSPTIEEQVDQPTIDDETVLIVPSSHGFIQTSDDIDSESVLPLTTLTDPILQHHGDGSHIIGSSLGSPDSEDSKDVEDLVSCH is encoded by the exons ATGAGCACAGTTGAAGAAGAGTCTGACACAGTGACAGTAGAAACAGTGAACTCCGTGACTCTGACTCAGGACACTGAAGGAAACCTCATACTTCACTGCCCTCAAAACG AAACTGATGAAGTAAACTCTGAAGACAGCACTGAACCTCCACACAAAAGGCTTTGCTTGTCAGAGGATGACCAGAGCCTTGATGACTCAGCTCCCTGCATTTCTGTTGTTGCAGTTCCGA TTTCAGAGAATGATCAGAGCTTTGAGGTGACCATGACTGCTACTGCTGAGGTAGCTGAAGATGAGATTAATGAAGGAACTGTTACTCAGATTCAG ATTCTTCAGAATGAACAGCTGGATGAAATCTCTCCAATGGGCAATGAAGAAGTGTCAGCTGTTAGTCAAGCCTGGTTCACAACCAAAGAGGATAAGGATTCCCTGACAAATAAAG gcCATAAGTGGAAGCAAGGGATGTGGTCAAAGGAAGAAATTGACATTTTGATGAGTAATATTGAACGTTACTTAAAG GCCCGTGGAATAAAAGATGCCActgaaattatatttgaaatgtcaaaagatgagagaaaagaTTTCTACAGGACAATAGCTTGGGGTCTGAATCGGCCTCTCTTTGCTGTTTATAGAAGAGTTCTTCGCATGTATGATGACAGAAACCATGTTGGAAA GTATACACCCGAGGAAATTGAAAGGCTTAAAGA ACTGAGAATAAAGTACGGCAATGACTGGGCCACAATAGGAGCTGCGCTGGGGAGAAGTGCTTCTTCTGTGAAAGATCGATGTAGATTGATGAAGGATACCTGCAACACAG gaAAGTggacagaagaggaagaaaagagattaGCAGAAGTAGTTCATGAGCTAACGAGCACAGAACCAGGTGACATTGTCACACAAGGTGTATCATGGGCTGCTGTAGCAGAAAGGGTCGGAACACGCTCTGAAAAACAGTGCCGCTCTAAATGGCTCAACTATCTCAACTGGAAACAAAGTGGGGGGACTGAGTGGACCaaggaagatgaaataaatctgattttaag GATAGCAGAACTTGAAGTTTCTGATGAAAATGACATCAATTGGGATTTACTCGCGGAAGGATGGAGCAGTGTCCGCTCGCCACAGTGGCTTCGGAGTAAATGGTGGACCATCAAAAGACAGATTGCAAACCACAAAGATGTTTCATTCCCTG tgctgaTAAAGGGTCTTAAACAACTGCATGAGAACCAAAAAAACAATCCAGGGCACCAGCTTTCGGAGAACAAATCTGGAGGTGGATTACCAAACAGTAACTCCACTTCAGGTGTTCAGCACGTGCAGATTCGAGTGGCTCGCCTGGAGGAGAATGCAGGGAACACACCAGGCCCTGTGACAGCTTTGCAGATCCCAGTCCAGATTACACATGTCT cCTCGACAGATTCCCCTGCTGCTACAGTTGACTCTGAGACGATAACACTCAACAGTGGAACACTACAGACCTTTGAGATTCTTCCA TCTTTCCATCTCCAGCCTACAGGAACACCGGGTACATACTTGCTACAGACGAGCTCAAGCCAAGGCCTTCCTTTAACACTGACAACTAGTCCTACCATGACCctaacagctgctgctgctccagcctccCCAGAACAGATCATAGTCCATGCCTTATCT CCAGAGCACTTGTTGAATACAAGTGACAATGTCACAGTGCAGTGCCACACACCAAGTGTCATCATCCGCACCGTTGCTGCCGAAGATATCTCCTCCTCTGTCACTCAGGCAGAACTTACTGTTGATTCAGACATTCAGGCAGCTGGTCTGACGGATCCCCCTGATACcttggaaacaaacagcttccCAGATGATATCCATCAGTCCAAGCTGAGTGATGAAGAACATTCTGCGTACAATGAAGATGATGCCTCAAAATTCAGCAGCAGGAATAGCAGTGAACTGATGGATGGAGTTATGGTAAGAACTGAAGAGGAGATTTCAGATGCCAGCCTGAAGCGGGAAGAGGATTCTCACTCTGATTTACCCAGCACATACGTCACTGAG GACCTGGGTTCTCCTACAATAGAAGAACAGGTTGATCAGCCTACAATAGACGATGAGACTGTGCTCATTGTTCCTTCTTCCCATGGTTTTATCCAGACATCAGATGACATAGACAGCGAATCAGTGTTGCCGCTGACAACTCTAACAG ATCCTATCCTACAGCACCATGGAGATGGCTCACACATTATTGGCTCATCACTGGGCAGTCCTGACTCAGAAGATTCGAAAGATGTTGAAGATCTGGTGAGCTGTCACTGA
- the DMTF1 gene encoding cyclin-D-binding Myb-like transcription factor 1 isoform X1 — protein sequence MPITSCLLSGLKSLSMSTVEEESDTVTVETVNSVTLTQDTEGNLILHCPQNETDEVNSEDSTEPPHKRLCLSEDDQSLDDSAPCISVVAVPISENDQSFEVTMTATAEVAEDEINEGTVTQIQILQNEQLDEISPMGNEEVSAVSQAWFTTKEDKDSLTNKGHKWKQGMWSKEEIDILMSNIERYLKARGIKDATEIIFEMSKDERKDFYRTIAWGLNRPLFAVYRRVLRMYDDRNHVGKYTPEEIERLKELRIKYGNDWATIGAALGRSASSVKDRCRLMKDTCNTGKWTEEEEKRLAEVVHELTSTEPGDIVTQGVSWAAVAERVGTRSEKQCRSKWLNYLNWKQSGGTEWTKEDEINLILRIAELEVSDENDINWDLLAEGWSSVRSPQWLRSKWWTIKRQIANHKDVSFPVLIKGLKQLHENQKNNPGHQLSENKSGGGLPNSNSTSGVQHVQIRVARLEENAGNTPGPVTALQIPVQITHVSSTDSPAATVDSETITLNSGTLQTFEILPSFHLQPTGTPGTYLLQTSSSQGLPLTLTTSPTMTLTAAAAPASPEQIIVHALSPEHLLNTSDNVTVQCHTPSVIIRTVAAEDISSSVTQAELTVDSDIQAAGLTDPPDTLETNSFPDDIHQSKLSDEEHSAYNEDDASKFSSRNSSELMDGVMVRTEEEISDASLKREEDSHSDLPSTYVTEDLGSPTIEEQVDQPTIDDETVLIVPSSHGFIQTSDDIDSESVLPLTTLTDPILQHHGDGSHIIGSSLGSPDSEDSKDVEDLVSCH from the exons ATGCCAATAACTTCATGCTTGCTTTCTGGACTGAAGA GTTTGAGTATGAGCACAGTTGAAGAAGAGTCTGACACAGTGACAGTAGAAACAGTGAACTCCGTGACTCTGACTCAGGACACTGAAGGAAACCTCATACTTCACTGCCCTCAAAACG AAACTGATGAAGTAAACTCTGAAGACAGCACTGAACCTCCACACAAAAGGCTTTGCTTGTCAGAGGATGACCAGAGCCTTGATGACTCAGCTCCCTGCATTTCTGTTGTTGCAGTTCCGA TTTCAGAGAATGATCAGAGCTTTGAGGTGACCATGACTGCTACTGCTGAGGTAGCTGAAGATGAGATTAATGAAGGAACTGTTACTCAGATTCAG ATTCTTCAGAATGAACAGCTGGATGAAATCTCTCCAATGGGCAATGAAGAAGTGTCAGCTGTTAGTCAAGCCTGGTTCACAACCAAAGAGGATAAGGATTCCCTGACAAATAAAG gcCATAAGTGGAAGCAAGGGATGTGGTCAAAGGAAGAAATTGACATTTTGATGAGTAATATTGAACGTTACTTAAAG GCCCGTGGAATAAAAGATGCCActgaaattatatttgaaatgtcaaaagatgagagaaaagaTTTCTACAGGACAATAGCTTGGGGTCTGAATCGGCCTCTCTTTGCTGTTTATAGAAGAGTTCTTCGCATGTATGATGACAGAAACCATGTTGGAAA GTATACACCCGAGGAAATTGAAAGGCTTAAAGA ACTGAGAATAAAGTACGGCAATGACTGGGCCACAATAGGAGCTGCGCTGGGGAGAAGTGCTTCTTCTGTGAAAGATCGATGTAGATTGATGAAGGATACCTGCAACACAG gaAAGTggacagaagaggaagaaaagagattaGCAGAAGTAGTTCATGAGCTAACGAGCACAGAACCAGGTGACATTGTCACACAAGGTGTATCATGGGCTGCTGTAGCAGAAAGGGTCGGAACACGCTCTGAAAAACAGTGCCGCTCTAAATGGCTCAACTATCTCAACTGGAAACAAAGTGGGGGGACTGAGTGGACCaaggaagatgaaataaatctgattttaag GATAGCAGAACTTGAAGTTTCTGATGAAAATGACATCAATTGGGATTTACTCGCGGAAGGATGGAGCAGTGTCCGCTCGCCACAGTGGCTTCGGAGTAAATGGTGGACCATCAAAAGACAGATTGCAAACCACAAAGATGTTTCATTCCCTG tgctgaTAAAGGGTCTTAAACAACTGCATGAGAACCAAAAAAACAATCCAGGGCACCAGCTTTCGGAGAACAAATCTGGAGGTGGATTACCAAACAGTAACTCCACTTCAGGTGTTCAGCACGTGCAGATTCGAGTGGCTCGCCTGGAGGAGAATGCAGGGAACACACCAGGCCCTGTGACAGCTTTGCAGATCCCAGTCCAGATTACACATGTCT cCTCGACAGATTCCCCTGCTGCTACAGTTGACTCTGAGACGATAACACTCAACAGTGGAACACTACAGACCTTTGAGATTCTTCCA TCTTTCCATCTCCAGCCTACAGGAACACCGGGTACATACTTGCTACAGACGAGCTCAAGCCAAGGCCTTCCTTTAACACTGACAACTAGTCCTACCATGACCctaacagctgctgctgctccagcctccCCAGAACAGATCATAGTCCATGCCTTATCT CCAGAGCACTTGTTGAATACAAGTGACAATGTCACAGTGCAGTGCCACACACCAAGTGTCATCATCCGCACCGTTGCTGCCGAAGATATCTCCTCCTCTGTCACTCAGGCAGAACTTACTGTTGATTCAGACATTCAGGCAGCTGGTCTGACGGATCCCCCTGATACcttggaaacaaacagcttccCAGATGATATCCATCAGTCCAAGCTGAGTGATGAAGAACATTCTGCGTACAATGAAGATGATGCCTCAAAATTCAGCAGCAGGAATAGCAGTGAACTGATGGATGGAGTTATGGTAAGAACTGAAGAGGAGATTTCAGATGCCAGCCTGAAGCGGGAAGAGGATTCTCACTCTGATTTACCCAGCACATACGTCACTGAG GACCTGGGTTCTCCTACAATAGAAGAACAGGTTGATCAGCCTACAATAGACGATGAGACTGTGCTCATTGTTCCTTCTTCCCATGGTTTTATCCAGACATCAGATGACATAGACAGCGAATCAGTGTTGCCGCTGACAACTCTAACAG ATCCTATCCTACAGCACCATGGAGATGGCTCACACATTATTGGCTCATCACTGGGCAGTCCTGACTCAGAAGATTCGAAAGATGTTGAAGATCTGGTGAGCTGTCACTGA
- the DMTF1 gene encoding cyclin-D-binding Myb-like transcription factor 1 isoform X3, which translates to MWSKEEIDILMSNIERYLKARGIKDATEIIFEMSKDERKDFYRTIAWGLNRPLFAVYRRVLRMYDDRNHVGKYTPEEIERLKELRIKYGNDWATIGAALGRSASSVKDRCRLMKDTCNTGKWTEEEEKRLAEVVHELTSTEPGDIVTQGVSWAAVAERVGTRSEKQCRSKWLNYLNWKQSGGTEWTKEDEINLILRIAELEVSDENDINWDLLAEGWSSVRSPQWLRSKWWTIKRQIANHKDVSFPVLIKGLKQLHENQKNNPGHQLSENKSGGGLPNSNSTSGVQHVQIRVARLEENAGNTPGPVTALQIPVQITHVSSTDSPAATVDSETITLNSGTLQTFEILPSFHLQPTGTPGTYLLQTSSSQGLPLTLTTSPTMTLTAAAAPASPEQIIVHALSPEHLLNTSDNVTVQCHTPSVIIRTVAAEDISSSVTQAELTVDSDIQAAGLTDPPDTLETNSFPDDIHQSKLSDEEHSAYNEDDASKFSSRNSSELMDGVMVRTEEEISDASLKREEDSHSDLPSTYVTEDLGSPTIEEQVDQPTIDDETVLIVPSSHGFIQTSDDIDSESVLPLTTLTDPILQHHGDGSHIIGSSLGSPDSEDSKDVEDLVSCH; encoded by the exons ATGTGGTCAAAGGAAGAAATTGACATTTTGATGAGTAATATTGAACGTTACTTAAAG GCCCGTGGAATAAAAGATGCCActgaaattatatttgaaatgtcaaaagatgagagaaaagaTTTCTACAGGACAATAGCTTGGGGTCTGAATCGGCCTCTCTTTGCTGTTTATAGAAGAGTTCTTCGCATGTATGATGACAGAAACCATGTTGGAAA GTATACACCCGAGGAAATTGAAAGGCTTAAAGA ACTGAGAATAAAGTACGGCAATGACTGGGCCACAATAGGAGCTGCGCTGGGGAGAAGTGCTTCTTCTGTGAAAGATCGATGTAGATTGATGAAGGATACCTGCAACACAG gaAAGTggacagaagaggaagaaaagagattaGCAGAAGTAGTTCATGAGCTAACGAGCACAGAACCAGGTGACATTGTCACACAAGGTGTATCATGGGCTGCTGTAGCAGAAAGGGTCGGAACACGCTCTGAAAAACAGTGCCGCTCTAAATGGCTCAACTATCTCAACTGGAAACAAAGTGGGGGGACTGAGTGGACCaaggaagatgaaataaatctgattttaag GATAGCAGAACTTGAAGTTTCTGATGAAAATGACATCAATTGGGATTTACTCGCGGAAGGATGGAGCAGTGTCCGCTCGCCACAGTGGCTTCGGAGTAAATGGTGGACCATCAAAAGACAGATTGCAAACCACAAAGATGTTTCATTCCCTG tgctgaTAAAGGGTCTTAAACAACTGCATGAGAACCAAAAAAACAATCCAGGGCACCAGCTTTCGGAGAACAAATCTGGAGGTGGATTACCAAACAGTAACTCCACTTCAGGTGTTCAGCACGTGCAGATTCGAGTGGCTCGCCTGGAGGAGAATGCAGGGAACACACCAGGCCCTGTGACAGCTTTGCAGATCCCAGTCCAGATTACACATGTCT cCTCGACAGATTCCCCTGCTGCTACAGTTGACTCTGAGACGATAACACTCAACAGTGGAACACTACAGACCTTTGAGATTCTTCCA TCTTTCCATCTCCAGCCTACAGGAACACCGGGTACATACTTGCTACAGACGAGCTCAAGCCAAGGCCTTCCTTTAACACTGACAACTAGTCCTACCATGACCctaacagctgctgctgctccagcctccCCAGAACAGATCATAGTCCATGCCTTATCT CCAGAGCACTTGTTGAATACAAGTGACAATGTCACAGTGCAGTGCCACACACCAAGTGTCATCATCCGCACCGTTGCTGCCGAAGATATCTCCTCCTCTGTCACTCAGGCAGAACTTACTGTTGATTCAGACATTCAGGCAGCTGGTCTGACGGATCCCCCTGATACcttggaaacaaacagcttccCAGATGATATCCATCAGTCCAAGCTGAGTGATGAAGAACATTCTGCGTACAATGAAGATGATGCCTCAAAATTCAGCAGCAGGAATAGCAGTGAACTGATGGATGGAGTTATGGTAAGAACTGAAGAGGAGATTTCAGATGCCAGCCTGAAGCGGGAAGAGGATTCTCACTCTGATTTACCCAGCACATACGTCACTGAG GACCTGGGTTCTCCTACAATAGAAGAACAGGTTGATCAGCCTACAATAGACGATGAGACTGTGCTCATTGTTCCTTCTTCCCATGGTTTTATCCAGACATCAGATGACATAGACAGCGAATCAGTGTTGCCGCTGACAACTCTAACAG ATCCTATCCTACAGCACCATGGAGATGGCTCACACATTATTGGCTCATCACTGGGCAGTCCTGACTCAGAAGATTCGAAAGATGTTGAAGATCTGGTGAGCTGTCACTGA